A single Tamandua tetradactyla isolate mTamTet1 chromosome X, mTamTet1.pri, whole genome shotgun sequence DNA region contains:
- the FHL1 gene encoding four and a half LIM domains protein 1 isoform X3, producing the protein MASHRHSGPSSYKVGTMADRMDCHYCRDPLQGKKYVQKDGHHCCLKCFDKFCANTCAECRKPIGADSKEVHYKNRYWHDTCFRCAKCLHPLANETFVAKENKILCNKCVTREDNPKCKGCFKPIVAGDQNVEYKGTVWHKDCFTCSHCKQVIGTGSFFPKGEDFYCVTCHESKFAKHCVKCNKAITSGGITYQDQPWHGECFVCVTCSKKLAGQRFTAVEDQYYCVDCYKNFVAKKCAGCKNPITGFGKGSSVVAYEGQSWHDYCFHCKKCSVNLANKRFVFHQEQVYCPDCAKKL; encoded by the exons ATGGCTTCCCATAGACACTCAG gtccgTCCAGCTATAAGGTGGGTACCATGGCGGACAGGATGGACTGCCACTACTGCAGGGACCCCTTGCAGGGGAAGAAGTACGTGCAGAAGGACGGCCACCACTGCTGCCTGAAGTGCTTTGACAAGTTCTGCGCCAACACCTGTGCAGAGTGCCGCAAGCCCATTGGCGCTGATTCCAAG GAGGTGCACTACAAGAACCGCTACTGGCACGACACCTGCTTCCGCTGTGCCAAGTGCCTCCACCCTCTGGCCAATGAGACCTTCGTCGCCAAGGAGAACAAAATTCTGTGCAACAAGTGCGTCACTCGGGAGGACAACCCCAAGTGCAAAGGGTGCTTCAAGCCGATTGTGGCAG GAGATCAAAACGTGGAGTACAAGGGGACCGTCTGGCACAAAGACTGCTTCACCTGCAGCCACTGCAAGCAAGTCATCGGGACTGGAAGCTTCTTCCCGAAAGGGGAGGACTTCTACTGCGTGACTTGCCACGAGTCCAAATTCGCCAAGCACTGCGTGAAGTGCAACAAG GCCATCACCTCTGGAGGAATCACTTACCAGGATCAGCCCTGGCATGGCGAGTGCTTTGTGTGTGTTACCTGCTCTAAGAAGCTGGCTGGGCAGCGTTTCACCGCTGTGGAGGACCAGTATTACTGCGTGGATTGCTACAAGAACTTTGTGGCCAAGAAGTGTGCTGGATGCAAGAACCCCATCACTG gGTTTGGTAAAGGCTCCAGTGTGGTGGCCTATGAAGGACAATCCTGGCACGACTACTGCTTCCACTGCAAAAAATGCTCCGTGAACCTGGCCAACAAGCGCTTTGTTTTCCATCAGGAGCAAGTGTATTGCCCCGATTGTGCCAAAAAGCTGTAA
- the FHL1 gene encoding four and a half LIM domains protein 1 isoform X1: MASHRHSGPSSYKVGTMADRMDCHYCRDPLQGKKYVQKDGHHCCLKCFDKFCANTCAECRKPIGADSKEVHYKNRYWHDTCFRCAKCLHPLANETFVAKENKILCNKCVTREDNPKCKGCFKPIVAGDQNVEYKGTVWHKDCFTCSHCKQVIGTGSFFPKGEDFYCVTCHESKFAKHCVKCNKAITSGGITYQDQPWHGECFVCVTCSKKLAGQRFTAVEDQYYCVDCYKNFVAKKCAGCKNPITGKRTVSRVSHPVSKARKPPVCHGKRLPLTLFPSANIRGRHPGGERTCPSWVVVLYRKNRSLAAPRGPGLVKAPVWWPMKDNPGTTTASTAKNAP; the protein is encoded by the exons ATGGCTTCCCATAGACACTCAG gtccgTCCAGCTATAAGGTGGGTACCATGGCGGACAGGATGGACTGCCACTACTGCAGGGACCCCTTGCAGGGGAAGAAGTACGTGCAGAAGGACGGCCACCACTGCTGCCTGAAGTGCTTTGACAAGTTCTGCGCCAACACCTGTGCAGAGTGCCGCAAGCCCATTGGCGCTGATTCCAAG GAGGTGCACTACAAGAACCGCTACTGGCACGACACCTGCTTCCGCTGTGCCAAGTGCCTCCACCCTCTGGCCAATGAGACCTTCGTCGCCAAGGAGAACAAAATTCTGTGCAACAAGTGCGTCACTCGGGAGGACAACCCCAAGTGCAAAGGGTGCTTCAAGCCGATTGTGGCAG GAGATCAAAACGTGGAGTACAAGGGGACCGTCTGGCACAAAGACTGCTTCACCTGCAGCCACTGCAAGCAAGTCATCGGGACTGGAAGCTTCTTCCCGAAAGGGGAGGACTTCTACTGCGTGACTTGCCACGAGTCCAAATTCGCCAAGCACTGCGTGAAGTGCAACAAG GCCATCACCTCTGGAGGAATCACTTACCAGGATCAGCCCTGGCATGGCGAGTGCTTTGTGTGTGTTACCTGCTCTAAGAAGCTGGCTGGGCAGCGTTTCACCGCTGTGGAGGACCAGTATTACTGCGTGGATTGCTACAAGAACTTTGTGGCCAAGAAGTGTGCTGGATGCAAGAACCCCATCACTG GGAAAAGGACTGTGTCAAGAGTGAGCCACCCAGTCTCTAAAGCTAGGAAGCCCCCAGTGTGCCACGGGAAACGCTTGCCTCTCACCCTGTTTCCCAGCGCCAACATCCGGGGCAGGCATCCGGGTGGAGAGAGAACTTGTCCCTCGTGGGTGGTTGTTCTTTATAGAAAAAATCGAAGCTTAGCAGCTCCTCGAGGCCCG gGTTTGGTAAAGGCTCCAGTGTGGTGGCCTATGAAGGACAATCCTGGCACGACTACTGCTTCCACTGCAAAAAATGCTCCGTGA
- the FHL1 gene encoding four and a half LIM domains protein 1 isoform X2 has product MADRMDCHYCRDPLQGKKYVQKDGHHCCLKCFDKFCANTCAECRKPIGADSKEVHYKNRYWHDTCFRCAKCLHPLANETFVAKENKILCNKCVTREDNPKCKGCFKPIVAGDQNVEYKGTVWHKDCFTCSHCKQVIGTGSFFPKGEDFYCVTCHESKFAKHCVKCNKAITSGGITYQDQPWHGECFVCVTCSKKLAGQRFTAVEDQYYCVDCYKNFVAKKCAGCKNPITGKRTVSRVSHPVSKARKPPVCHGKRLPLTLFPSANIRGRHPGGERTCPSWVVVLYRKNRSLAAPRGPGLVKAPVWWPMKDNPGTTTASTAKNAP; this is encoded by the exons ATGGCGGACAGGATGGACTGCCACTACTGCAGGGACCCCTTGCAGGGGAAGAAGTACGTGCAGAAGGACGGCCACCACTGCTGCCTGAAGTGCTTTGACAAGTTCTGCGCCAACACCTGTGCAGAGTGCCGCAAGCCCATTGGCGCTGATTCCAAG GAGGTGCACTACAAGAACCGCTACTGGCACGACACCTGCTTCCGCTGTGCCAAGTGCCTCCACCCTCTGGCCAATGAGACCTTCGTCGCCAAGGAGAACAAAATTCTGTGCAACAAGTGCGTCACTCGGGAGGACAACCCCAAGTGCAAAGGGTGCTTCAAGCCGATTGTGGCAG GAGATCAAAACGTGGAGTACAAGGGGACCGTCTGGCACAAAGACTGCTTCACCTGCAGCCACTGCAAGCAAGTCATCGGGACTGGAAGCTTCTTCCCGAAAGGGGAGGACTTCTACTGCGTGACTTGCCACGAGTCCAAATTCGCCAAGCACTGCGTGAAGTGCAACAAG GCCATCACCTCTGGAGGAATCACTTACCAGGATCAGCCCTGGCATGGCGAGTGCTTTGTGTGTGTTACCTGCTCTAAGAAGCTGGCTGGGCAGCGTTTCACCGCTGTGGAGGACCAGTATTACTGCGTGGATTGCTACAAGAACTTTGTGGCCAAGAAGTGTGCTGGATGCAAGAACCCCATCACTG GGAAAAGGACTGTGTCAAGAGTGAGCCACCCAGTCTCTAAAGCTAGGAAGCCCCCAGTGTGCCACGGGAAACGCTTGCCTCTCACCCTGTTTCCCAGCGCCAACATCCGGGGCAGGCATCCGGGTGGAGAGAGAACTTGTCCCTCGTGGGTGGTTGTTCTTTATAGAAAAAATCGAAGCTTAGCAGCTCCTCGAGGCCCG gGTTTGGTAAAGGCTCCAGTGTGGTGGCCTATGAAGGACAATCCTGGCACGACTACTGCTTCCACTGCAAAAAATGCTCCGTGA